The DNA sequence CGGCAGCCCTGTTTTTTAAAACAGCTAACACACTTTAAAATATGTTATAATCTGCAATAATTGTTATAAATATAAATAAAAAGAACTAGTTCTTTGAGTTTTACGCTGAGTACTAGGTGCCCCTTGAGGGTAAAACCAAGCGTTAGCATAGGTGTCGGAATTACTTCCGATACCGTGATGAATAGATAAAGAGTTACTTCATTTTATGAAATAAAATTAAGGAATAGAGATGGCAAAAGAACACTCGTTTGATATTAGCGCAAAGATCGATATGCAGAACTTTAAAAATGCTATAAATCTTGTGGACAAAGAGGTTGCAAACCGTTACGACTTTAAGGGAACGGCTTATGAGATCAACTACAGGGAGAAGGATAAGCTTCTGGTACTTGTTGCCTCAAGCGATAACAAACTCGATGCACTCAAAGATATTGTTATAGCTAAGCTTTTAAAACAAAACCTCTCCTCAAAAGTTCTTGAAGAGCTAAAGACGGAAGACTCAAGCGGCAACAACAGAAAAGTGACATTTAAAATAGTTGACTACATTGAGTCAAAAGAGGCTAAAAAAATCGCAGCAGAGATAAAAAATCTCAAACTAAAGGTCACTGCCCAGATAGAGGGCGATTCAATAAGAGTCAAGGGGGCTAAGCTGGACGATTTGCAAAAAGTTATTGCAACTATCCGTTCTATGGAGTGGGAAGCTCCGCTTGTCTTTGAAAATATGAGATAGGGGAGTGTTTTATGATTAAACTAACTATTTCAGATGCCGCCGAGAAACTTGGAGTCTCCAAAGAGGCGATCCATAACCGCATTAGAAGAGGCTCACTTGAGAGTGTTATGGAAGATGGGGTAAAGTTCGTTTTGATTAGCAAAGATAAAAGCTCAAATGCTCAGCCTCTAAGAACTGCTGCCAGAAAAACAGCACCGCAATCAGATGAGAGATACTATAAGTTTTTAGAAGAGCAGAATGCAAAACTTCAGCAAAAAGTTGAGACCCTGCAGGGTGAGACAAGAACTCTAAGAGACCAAAAAGAGCAGATGCTTATAGAAGAGAGAAGAAAGATCGAGCAGATATATAAAGATAAAGATGAGCAGTTAAAAGGCATCATAAACGCGATCTCTTCAAAGTTTATCTTAAATGCTCCGCAAGAGCCTCTTGAAGCAGAGATAGAGCACATTCAAAAAGAGGATACGGCAGAGGAGAAGAGGCTTATTCCACTTGGAAAATATCTAAAGAGCAAAAACTTCTCAAAGAAAAAAAGAGCAAAGATAAAAGATGAGTTCAAAGCAAGAGCGCAGAATGATCCAAGGGTTATTGAGATAGACAAAAAGTACTATATTGACCTGCAAAAATATGACTATAGCGATTTTTCACTCTAAAAAAGAGCATCTTTAGAGCTACCCTTAAGGGTTTTGAGGGTAAAATTGCACCTCCTAAATGGACAGCTGGCCGAGTGGTCGAAGGCGCACGCCTGGAACGCGTGTATAGGGCAACCTATCGAGGGTTCGAATCCCTCGCTGTCCACCACATAAAAAGAAATCCTTTTAATCCCATTTAGCCCTATATAAGCCATTAATCAGGGTTTGCAAAATCCTTTTAGTTCCGTTATAATCTCTTAAATACTATTTCATTGTTACCTATTTGTTACCTTTTTAATGAAATACGTGTTACCTTTTTTTGAGGCTCTTTTATGGCAGACACTAAAGATATACAATATGATAAAGATTATCCAACTAAGTATGATGGGGTATATTTCCGCTATTCAAAGAAGAAAAAGTACAATGGAAAACCAGATAAATCTTTTAAAATTCGTTATCGTGTAAACGGTCGCTCAAAAAATGAACGGATAGGATGGCAGTCAGATGGATATAGTGCTGAGTTCGCTAAAAATATAAGAGCAGAAAGGATAGTAGCTATAAGGCATGGAGGAGATCTTCCAAACACTAAAAAGCTAATATTTAAAGAAGCTGCAAAAAGATACCTTGATGATCATAGCTCTAAAAAATCCATAAGAGAAGATAGATACAGATACAATGATCTAAAACATTTAGATGATATGGAAATATCTGATATTACTATAAGCGATTTAAAAAAAGTACATGCAGTTATGAGGGCTCGTGGTGTAAAGCATATAACATATATAAAGGTAGAGGAGTTTTACAACAAAGTTGTAAAGTATGCCAGTGAAATAAATCTTATAAAGCCTCAACCAAGTTTAAAAATCCCAATACCACGTGCTAAAGAAAAGTTGACAGAGATATATACAGATGAGATGTTACAGAATTATTTATCTATTATAGAGCAGTATCCATACAGGATAGTTTCCGATATAGTAGAATTGATTTATTATACGGGAATGCGTAGATCTGAGCCATTAAAAATAAAATGGAGTGATTACAATAAAGAGGAAAAGAGTGTAATAATCAGAGATGCAAAGAGTGGTCGAGACGAAAGGAAGTTGCTATCTTCAGAGAGTATTAATATTATTGAACGGCAGCGTGGAAAATCCAAAGTTTATATTTTTGAAAATGGAAATGAGCCAGTACGAGCACAATACTTAAGTTATCATTCACGAAGAATAGCAGATATGGCGGGAATACCATCTCATTATAGACCTTTGCACA is a window from the Sulfurimonas crateris genome containing:
- a CDS encoding tyrosine-type recombinase/integrase translates to MADTKDIQYDKDYPTKYDGVYFRYSKKKKYNGKPDKSFKIRYRVNGRSKNERIGWQSDGYSAEFAKNIRAERIVAIRHGGDLPNTKKLIFKEAAKRYLDDHSSKKSIREDRYRYNDLKHLDDMEISDITISDLKKVHAVMRARGVKHITYIKVEEFYNKVVKYASEINLIKPQPSLKIPIPRAKEKLTEIYTDEMLQNYLSIIEQYPYRIVSDIVELIYYTGMRRSEPLKIKWSDYNKEEKSVIIRDAKSGRDERKLLSSESINIIERQRGKSKVYIFENGNEPVRAQYLSYHSRRIADMAGIPSHYRPLHSLRHNVGTRMALQGTPAAIIKEFLNHKNLETTQRYIDIAEPVMQGHIDMLESGLKKSSKVSLNIKRVDTEVKNG
- a CDS encoding YajQ family cyclic di-GMP-binding protein — encoded protein: MAKEHSFDISAKIDMQNFKNAINLVDKEVANRYDFKGTAYEINYREKDKLLVLVASSDNKLDALKDIVIAKLLKQNLSSKVLEELKTEDSSGNNRKVTFKIVDYIESKEAKKIAAEIKNLKLKVTAQIEGDSIRVKGAKLDDLQKVIATIRSMEWEAPLVFENMR
- a CDS encoding DNA-binding protein, with the protein product MIKLTISDAAEKLGVSKEAIHNRIRRGSLESVMEDGVKFVLISKDKSSNAQPLRTAARKTAPQSDERYYKFLEEQNAKLQQKVETLQGETRTLRDQKEQMLIEERRKIEQIYKDKDEQLKGIINAISSKFILNAPQEPLEAEIEHIQKEDTAEEKRLIPLGKYLKSKNFSKKKRAKIKDEFKARAQNDPRVIEIDKKYYIDLQKYDYSDFSL